The genomic stretch ATCATGACAACAGCAGTACAAAGACGTGAAAGCGCGTCACTGTGGGATCAGTTTTGCAATTGGGTCACCAGCACCGAAAACCGCCTCTATGTAGGTTGGTTCGGCGTAATCATGATCCCTTGCTTACTCGCAGCGACCATTTGCTTCGTAATCGCCTTCATCGCAGCACCACCCGTTGACATCGACGGTATCCGTGAACCAGTAGCAGGCAGCTTGCTATTCGGTAACAACATGATTTCTGGCGCAGTTGTACCTTCCTCCAACGCAATTGGCCTGCACTTTTACCCCATTTGGGAAGCAGATAGCCTTGACGAATGGCTATACAACGGTGGTCCTTACCAATTGGTAATTTTCCACTTCTTGCTCGGAATTTTCTGCTACATGGGACGTGAATGGGAATTGTCTTACCGTCTCGGTATGCGTCCTTGGATCGCAGTAGCATACTCCGCACCCGTAGCAGCAGCAACCGCAGTATTCTTGATCTACCCAATCGGACAAGGATCATTCTCTGACGGTATGCCTTTGGGTATCTCTGGTACTTTCAACTTCATGATCGTATTCCAAGCAGAGCACAACATCTTGATGCATCCTTTCCACATGTTGGGAGTAGCAGGTGTATTCGGCGGTTCCTTGTTCAGTGCAATGCACGGTTCCTTGGTAACCTCCAGCTTGATTCGTGAAACCACCGAAAACGAAAGCCAAAACGCAGGCTACAAGTTCGGACAAGAAGAAGAAACCTACAACATCGTTGCAGCCCACGGCTACTTCGGTCGCTTGATTTTCCAATACGCTTCTTTCAACAACAGTCGTCAATTGCACTTCTTCTTGGCACTATGGCCAGTAGTCGGCATTTGGTTCACCGCATTGGGTGTAAGCACAATGGCATTCAACTTGAATGGCTTCAACTTCAACCAATCAATCGCTGACAGCCAAGGTCGTGTAGTACCTAGCTGGGCAGATGTAATCAACCGCGCAAACTTGGGTATGGAAGTAATGCACGAGCGCAATGCTCACAACTTCCCTCTCGATTTGGCTGCTGTTGATGTTGCTCCTGTTGCTATGAGCGCTCCTTCTATCAACGGTTAATCTTCGAGATTAGTTTTTAAAAACAAAAAAGCAACCCCTAGGGGTTGCTTTTTTGTGCTTTATGATCGCTTAATTAAAGAATCAAGGAAGCACAAACTTCTTGTCATACCAAATCAAAAAAGTGTAGCTACACTTTTTTGATTTGGTAACAAAACCTAGTATGGGTTTTGAAATAAAGAAATGGCGTAGCCATTTCTTTATTTGGTATCAGATTATTAATTAGGAGTAATATCATGCCAGTTGTGGCAGTGATCGACTACGACATGGGCAACTTGCACTCAGCCTGTAAGGGATTAGAGATTGCAGGGGCAACCCCAATTGTTACTAATGATCCTCTAGAACTATCTAACGCCGATGGTATTGTTTTACCGGGGGTGGGATCTTTTGATCCCGCAATGCATAAATTAAGGGCTAATCATCTAGAGCAACCAATTAAGGATGCGATCGCTTCAGGTAAGCCTTTTTTAGGAATTTGCTTAGGGATGCAGATCTTGTTTGAAAGTAGCGAAGAGGGACAAGAATCAGGATTAGGCATTATTCAAGGTCAGGTCAAAAGGTTTATTTATGAGCCAAATGTGACAATTCCGCATATGGGTTGGAATCAGCTAGCGCTTACTCAAGCTGACTGTCCACTTTGGCAGGACTTGGGCAATAGTCCTTGGATGTATTTTGTGCATTCCTATTACACTGCGCCTGTTGATAATAGGGTGACTGCGGCAACGACAACCCACGGTAGCCAAACTGTGACTGTGGCGATCGCTCAAGATAATGTCATGGCAGTGCAGTTTCATCCTGAAAAATCATCCACTGACGGGATACATTTACTATCAAACTTCGTCAGAATGATTAGTGCGTAGCATAATAGTAAAGTCTTGAGAGATTTATGAAGATCCAAATGATCAAAAAACTGGGTATTGTTTCTTGTCTAGCTGTGGCTTGTGCTGTAGTTTCGCCCTCTGTAGTTCGCGCCCAATCCAATGCAGGATTTATTCTATTTGGTGGAATCAAAGATAATGCACTTGACTATTGCCTTGATAGTGGCAGTAGTGGCCGTAGCGATCGCTATTACCTAGAAGTTAAACCACAAAAGTTTAAAGTTTCTGAAGTTATTATTACCTATCCTGATCATTTCACTGGGAGCTTTGATACTTCGGATATCAAATTGCGCGTAACCGATCAATGTCGTGGGGGCAAAGATTTAGAGCTTGAATCGGTAACTTGGGATAAAGAAACTCGCCGCCTTACGATCATCCCTAAAGAAGCAATTCCTTCTAAAACAGCGCTGAGAGCTGTTTTATCCAATGTGCGAAATCCAGACTATAGCGGTTTTTATCAATTTGATGGCAGAGTTATGCGTGCTGATGTACCAGTACCTGTGTATGTTGGATCTTGGGTCATCACCTTGGACTAAAAGTATTCCTAAGCTGACAGGAAATGAGAAAGGGGACGCTTAGCGTCCCCTTTCTCGATTATTTAAATATTGTGCAAATTGAAATATGAATATTCTTATTAGTAATGATGATGGCATTTATGCTCCTGGGGTAAGAGCTTTAGCTGAGGCACTTAGCGATACTGAACATCGGATTACGGTGGTTTGTCCTGACCGTGAGCGCTCGGCTACTGGTCATGCGCTAACTTTGCAGGAGCCTTTACGAGTTGATCAAATTTCTGGTATCTACCCCCAAGGTATTGAAGCTTGGGCTTGTTCAGGTACACCTTCGGATACGGTGAAATTAGCACTCGATGCGCTGCTAGTCGAGCGCCCCGATCTAGTCTTATCAGGAATTAATAGGGGCGCAAATTTGGGGACTGATGTTTTGTACTCTGGTACAGTATCGGCAGCAATGGAAGGTGTATTAGAAGGTGTACCAAGTATTGCCTTTAGTCTTTCTAGCTTTACGCATTTGGACTATAGTGCGGCAGCGAACTTTGCTAAAAAAATGGTACAGGCGATCGCCGATTATCCTCTTGAAGAACCCATTTTATTAAACGTGAATATTCCTGCGATCGCTGAGGAAGATATTTGTGGTGCTGTGGTTACTCGCTTAGGTATTCGCCGCTATCGTGATCAATTTGAAAAGCGCATTGATCCACGCGGTA from Pseudanabaena sp. Chao 1811 encodes the following:
- the psbA gene encoding photosystem II q(b) protein → MTTAVQRRESASLWDQFCNWVTSTENRLYVGWFGVIMIPCLLAATICFVIAFIAAPPVDIDGIREPVAGSLLFGNNMISGAVVPSSNAIGLHFYPIWEADSLDEWLYNGGPYQLVIFHFLLGIFCYMGREWELSYRLGMRPWIAVAYSAPVAAATAVFLIYPIGQGSFSDGMPLGISGTFNFMIVFQAEHNILMHPFHMLGVAGVFGGSLFSAMHGSLVTSSLIRETTENESQNAGYKFGQEEETYNIVAAHGYFGRLIFQYASFNNSRQLHFFLALWPVVGIWFTALGVSTMAFNLNGFNFNQSIADSQGRVVPSWADVINRANLGMEVMHERNAHNFPLDLAAVDVAPVAMSAPSING
- the hisH gene encoding imidazole glycerol phosphate synthase subunit HisH, coding for MPVVAVIDYDMGNLHSACKGLEIAGATPIVTNDPLELSNADGIVLPGVGSFDPAMHKLRANHLEQPIKDAIASGKPFLGICLGMQILFESSEEGQESGLGIIQGQVKRFIYEPNVTIPHMGWNQLALTQADCPLWQDLGNSPWMYFVHSYYTAPVDNRVTAATTTHGSQTVTVAIAQDNVMAVQFHPEKSSTDGIHLLSNFVRMISA
- a CDS encoding DUF2808 domain-containing protein, which gives rise to MIKKLGIVSCLAVACAVVSPSVVRAQSNAGFILFGGIKDNALDYCLDSGSSGRSDRYYLEVKPQKFKVSEVIITYPDHFTGSFDTSDIKLRVTDQCRGGKDLELESVTWDKETRRLTIIPKEAIPSKTALRAVLSNVRNPDYSGFYQFDGRVMRADVPVPVYVGSWVITLD
- the surE gene encoding 5'/3'-nucleotidase SurE; the protein is MNILISNDDGIYAPGVRALAEALSDTEHRITVVCPDRERSATGHALTLQEPLRVDQISGIYPQGIEAWACSGTPSDTVKLALDALLVERPDLVLSGINRGANLGTDVLYSGTVSAAMEGVLEGVPSIAFSLSSFTHLDYSAAANFAKKMVQAIADYPLEEPILLNVNIPAIAEEDICGAVVTRLGIRRYRDQFEKRIDPRGKTYYWLSGVIIEEEAEPDTDIQAIRDNYITVTPLKYDLTYAAAMPFMNTWTDKLAHLANFVTK